The following coding sequences lie in one Xylocopa sonorina isolate GNS202 chromosome 7, iyXylSono1_principal, whole genome shotgun sequence genomic window:
- the LOC143425730 gene encoding uncharacterized protein LOC143425730, which produces MPRTRPTLLSVVNKVSDRLSVVTHTRTRTSDINASTAAFQETIIGKEKERIMWPILNRVLTSRAGNILVCIPIAIVGYYIEGLVSNRYTPPTAPVTEQREERLLADIDSMSSGRGHSPLEVNLPPSLSV; this is translated from the exons ATGCCTAGAACACGTCCAACATTGTTATCTGTAGTTAACAAAGTATCTGACAGACTCTCTGTCGTAACGCACACGCGCACGCGCACATCGGACATTAACGCGAGTACAGCTGCTTTTCAGGAAACGATAataggaaaagaaaaagaacgg ATAATGTGGCCAATATTGAATAGAGTTTTAACTAGTCGTGCAGGTAACATTTTAGTATGCATCCCTATTGCTATCGTTGGATATTATATAGAAGGACTTGTATCAAATCGTTATACACCTCCAACTGCACCAGTAACAGAACAACGCGAAGAAAGACTATTGGCAGATATAGATTCTATGTCCAGTGGAAGAGGGCATTCCCCATTGGAAGTTAATCTTCCACCTTCCTTATCTGTATAA